One Clarias gariepinus isolate MV-2021 ecotype Netherlands chromosome 18, CGAR_prim_01v2, whole genome shotgun sequence genomic window carries:
- the slkb gene encoding STE20-like kinase b yields the protein MAFFNFRKIFKLGPERKKKQYEHVHRDVNPEESWEIIGELGDGAFGKVFKAQNKHSGILAAAKVIDTKTEEELEDYMVEIDILASCNHDNIVKLLDAFYYEGKLWILIEFCAGGAVDAVMLELERPLTEPQIRVVCKQTLDALLYLHENKVIHRDLKAGNILLTLDGQVKLADFGVSAKNTKTLQRRDSFIGTPYWMAPEVVMCETSKDRPYDYKADIWSLGVTLIEMAQIEPPNHEINPMRVILKIAKSDPPTLMQPSKWSPEFSDFLRRALDKNLESRWSAAQLLQHPFVSSVTDNKPVRELIAEAKAEVTEEIEELKEDDEEEDHEGQLLLRGHKRASSDISIGSSEDEKISLSPSTLEVVLEKHEEFGFPKSPDRQDLSNDQINEPEISKLELNHIPNVPEPSADESVSNIKPKEQENEKNMEETKPAVPSTPRNIIEPQEEIKNTGNMVAPAVNNVTGIQNMDSATNKDLAPKKPEKQVEGPVATPEEKPTLCLKQEDKGGAEGDNSSPEKQSAMKPRYQKKGSGSGAAGDSSSVDLNLSISSFITKSKEAESISLQERKRQKKTQKKTRKFIVDGVEVSVTTSKIVTDNDIKSEEMRFLRRQELRELRLLQKEEQRSQQQLSNKLQQQREQISKRIEQETMIKKRQYDSDVENMEKQQKQMIERLEQDHTNHLRDEAKRIKGEQDKELSKFQNVLKNRKKEEQEFLLRQQLELDGTLKKIIQKHKCELATVERDCLNNKQQLLRTREAGMWDLEERHLQEKHQLFKQQLKDQYFMQRHQLLKRHEKEMEQMHRYNQRMVEEMKTKQTQERTRLPKIQRSEAKTRMAMFKKSLRIASPGLTPDQEREKIKQFAAQEEKRQKNQKLQQQQKHENQMRDLQLQCDANVRELQQLQNEKCHLLIEHETQKLKELDEEHSAELKDWREKLSLRKKTLEDEFARKVQEQEIFFKMSGESECLNPSTQSRISKFYPVPTVYSTGF from the exons ATGGCTTTCTTTAACTTTCGGAAAATATTCAAGCTTGGTCCCGAGAGGAAGAAAAAGCAGTATGAACACGTCCACAGAGACGTGAACCCCGAGGAAAGCTGGGAGATTATCGGGGAATTAGGAGACGGAGCTTTCGGGAAAGTGTTTAAG GCTCAGAACAAgcattcaggcattttggcTGCAGCAAAAGTGATTGACACTAAGACGGAAGAAGAACTGGAGGATTACATGGTGGAGATTGACATTCTGGCATCTTGTAACCATGACAACATTGTCAAGCTTTTGGACGCTTTCTATTATGAGGGCAAACTCTGG ATTCTGATCGAGTTTTGTGCTGGAGGTGCTGTGGATGCAGTAATGCTGG agctgGAGAGGCCGCTGACCGAGCCACAGATCAGAGTGGTGTGTAAGCAGACCCTGGACGCGCTGCTCTACCTGCACGAGAACAAAGTCATCCACCGAGACCTGAAAGCTGGAAACATCCTGCTCACACTTGATGGCCAAGTCAAACTTG cGGATTTTGGGGTGTCTGCCAAAAACACTAAAACGCTCCAGAGACGGGACTCCTTCATCGGAACCCCGTACTG GATGGCGCCAGAGGTGGTGATGTGTGAGACTTCGAAGGACAGGCCGTATGACTATAAAGCAGATATCTGGTCCCTCGGGGTCACCCTGATTGAGATGGCTCAGATCGAGCCCCCCAATCATGAGATAAACCCCATGAGAGTGATCCTAAAAATCGCCAAATCAGACCCGCCTACGCTCATGCAGCCCTCCAAATG GTCTCCAGAGTTCAGTGACTTTCTAAGACGTGCCCTGGAtaagaatctagaatccagatgGAGCGCAGCACAGCTCCTTCAG CACCCATTTGTGAGCAGCGTTACTGATAACAAACCAGTGCGAGAGCTGATAGCGGAAGCCAAAGCTGAAGTCACAGAGGAGATAGAAGAGTTGAAAgaggatgatgaggaggaggatcaTGAGGGACAGCTG CTCCTTCGTGGACACAAGCGTGCTTCATCTGACATCAGTATCGGAAGCTCTGAGGATGAGAAGATTTCTCTGTCACCTTCTACTTTGGAAGTAGTTCTAGAAAAACATGAGGAATTTGGTTTTCCCAAGAGCCCAGATAGACAGGATTTAAGTAATGACCAGATAAATGAACCTGAAATTTCCAAACTGGAACTAAACCACATTCCAAATGTACCAGAACCGTCTGCTGATGAATCAGTTTCCAACATTAAACCTAAGGAACAAGAAAATGAGAAGAACATGGAAGAAACCAAACCAGCAGTACCTTCTACTCCAAGGAATATTATAGAGCCACAAGAGGAGATAAAAAATACAGGAAACATGGTGGCACCAGCAGTTAATAATGTGACAGGAATCCAGAACATGGATTCAGCAACGAATAAAGATCTTGCACCTAAGAAACCTGAGAAGCAGGTTGAGGGACCTGTTGCAACACCCGAGGAGAAACCTACACTCTGTCTGAAACAAGAGGATAAGGGTGGAGCAGAGGGCGATAATTCTTCTCCAGAAAAGCAAAGTGCTATGAAGCCCAGATATCAAAAGAAAGGTTCTGGAAGTGGTGCAGCAGGGGATAGCAGCAGCGTTGACCTGAACCTATCCATCTCCAGCTTCATAACCAAATCAAAAGAGGCAGAATCGATTTCTTTACAG GAAAGGAAGCGCCAGAAGAAGACGCAGAAAAAGACACGCAAGTTTATCGTGGACGGTGTGGAAGTCAGTGTGACGACGTCCAAGATTGTAACAGATAATGACATCAAAAGTGAGGAAATGAGGTTCCTCAG ACGTCAAGAGCTGAGAGAGCTAAGGCTGTTGCAGAAAGAGGAGCAGAGATCCCAGCAGCAGCTCAGCAACAAACTGCAGCAGCAGAGGGAGCAAATCTCTAAACGCATCGAACAGGAGACCATG ATCAAGAAGCGTCAGTACGATTCAGATGTGGAGAACATGGAGAAACAGCAAAAGCAGATGATCGAGCGGCTTGAACAAGATCACACCAACCACCTCCGAGATGAGGCCAAGAGGATCAAAGGCGAGCAGGACAAGGAGCTGTCAAAGTTCCAGAACGTGCTGAAGAACCGCAAGAAAGAG gAGCAAGAGTTCTTGCTGAGACAGCAGCTGGAACTGGATGGCACTCTAAAGAAGATTATCCAGAAACACAAGTGTGAGCTGGCCACCGTGGAAAGAGACTGTCTTAACAACAAACAGCAGCTGCTCCGAA CAAGGGAGGCAGGAATGTGGGACCTAGAAGAGCGCCATCTACAGGAGAAACACCAACTGTTCAAGCAGCAACTCAAGGACCAGTATTTCATGCAGAGACACCAGCTTCTCAAAAGACATGAGAAG GAAATGGAACAGATGCACAGATATAACCAGCGAATGGTGGAGGAAATGAAGACGAAACAAACCCAAGAGAGGACCAGACTTCCTAAGATCCAGCGAAGTGAAGCTAAAACACGCATGGCCATGTTCAAAAAGAGTCTGCGCATCGCCTCCCCCGGGCTCACCCCCGACCAGGAGAGGGAAAAGATCAAACAG ttTGCAGCACAGGAGGAAAAGAGACAGAAGAACCAGAAGCTCCAACAGCAGCAGAAACATGAGAACCAGATGAGAGATTTGCAGTTGCAGTGTGATGCCAATGTTAGAGAGCTGCAACAGTTACAG AATGAGAAGTGTCATCTGCTCATCGAACACGAGACGCAGAAGTTAAAGGAGTTGGATGAGGAGCACAGCGCCGAGCTGAAGGACTGGCGAGAGAAACTGAGTCTCAGAAAAAAG acacTAGAGGATGAGTTTGCACGTAAGGTTCAAGAACAGGAAATCTTCTTCAAGATGAGCGGAGAGTCCGAGTGCCTTAACCCATCCACTCAGAGCCGCATCTCCAAGTTCTACCCTGTCCCTACTGTCTACTCCACCGGGTTTTAA